From a region of the Helianthus annuus cultivar XRQ/B chromosome 5, HanXRQr2.0-SUNRISE, whole genome shotgun sequence genome:
- the LOC110940477 gene encoding probable flavin-containing monooxygenase 1, whose translation MDQKQVVIIGAGISGLVACKYCISKGLNPIVFESQADIGGVWGKTIRTTRLQTFRGMYQFADFPWPSTVAHDFPTQHQVLNYLRSYATHFDLFKHIRFGCHVKGIEYHGPSSWSNWNGICGTIPLGKWKITVEDSQPSTKVHEADFVILCVGRFKDVPNTPEFAPGTGPEVFRGKVIHSMEYAAMDHDKAEQLVKGKRVVVVGFQKQGLDIAMECSSVNGTEYPCTVVYRNDRWKLPDFSPWGIPLQYLYLNRFSELMVHKPGEGFLLSLLATILSPLRWGISKLVETHIKTKLPLAKFNMVPERSFAKDLRSCLLAALPEDFFNRVESGSILPKKSPSFTFYNDGIMIDGENKPVQADIVILATGFRGVKKLKSIFTSKDIGELIAASPDSRVPLYRECIHPRITQLAIIGFSESFSNLFTSEIRCRWVVELLDGKVKVPSIKEMEKDIEYWDDYMKRSSGSYHQRSCLTGLDIWYNDQLCKDMGWNPRRKNGFWADLFQPYGPMDYANP comes from the exons ATGGAtcagaaacaagtggtgatcattGGAGCTGGAATTAGTGGTCTTGTAGCATGTAAATACTGTATATCCAAGGGCCTGAATCCTATCGTTTTCGAGTCACAGGCGGATATCGGTGGTGTATGGGGTAAAACCATAAGAACCACTAGGCTGCAAACATTCAGAGGGATGTATCAGTTTGCAGACTTCCCGTGGCCTTCTACCGTGGCCCACGACTTCCCTACCCAACACCAAGTCCTAAACTATCTTCGATCCTACGCCACTCATTTTGACTTGTTTAAACACATTCGGTTTGGTTGCCATGTAAAGGGAATTGAGTATCATGGGCCATCATCCTGGTCCAACTGGAATGGAATCTGTGGAACCATTCCTCTAGGGAAATGGAAAATCACAGTTGAAGATAGTCAACCATCCACAAAG GTGCATGAAGCAGATTTTGTTATTTTGTGTGTTGGAAGATTCAAAGATGTTCCAAACACACCGGAGTTTGCTCCAGGAACCGGACCAGAAGTGTTCCGGGGCAAAGTGATTCATTCCATGGAATATGCTGCCATGGATCATGATAAGGCGGAACAACTTGTTAAGGGGAAGAGAGTCGTCGTTGTCGGGTTCCAGAAGCAAGGACTTGATATTGCAATGGAGTGTTCATCTGTAAATG GGACGGAGTATCCATGTACGGTTGTATACCGGAATGATCGATGGAAATTACCCGATTTCAGTCCATGGGGAATTCCGCTACAATATTTGTACCTCAATCGCTTCTCCGAGCTTATGGTTCATAAGCCTGGCGAAGGTTTTCTACTATCTCTGCTGGCCACAATTCTATCACCTTTG AGATGGGGGATTTCAAAACTCGTCGAAACACACATCAAAACGAAGCTTCCGCTTGCTAAATTTAACATGGTGCCAGAGCGAAGCTTCGCAAAAGATTTGCGTTCATGTTTACTAGCAGCATTGCCCGAGGACTTCTTCAACCGAGTTGAAAGTGGAAGTATTTTACCAAAGAAATCTCCTAGTTTCACCTTTTACAACGATGGCATCATGATAGACGGAGAGAACAAACCCGTACAGGCAGATATAGTCATATTAGCAACTGGATTCAGAGGGGTTAAGAAGCTTAAAAGCATTTTCACATCAAAAGATATCGGTGAACTCATTGCAGCTTCACCAGATTCAAGAGTTCCTTTGTACAG AGAATGCATTCACCCAAGAATAACACAGCTAGCAATAATTGGATTCTCAGAGAGTTTTTCAAACCTGTTTACATCAGAAATAAGGTGCAGATGGGTAGTAGAGCTTCTTGATGGCAAAGTTAAAGTACCGAGCATCAAAGAGATGGAGAAGGATATCGAATATTGGGATGACTACATGAAGAGATCATCTGGTTCATACCATCAGCGGTCATGCTTAACCGGTTTGGATATATGGTACAACGATCAACTCTGCAAAGACATGGGCTGGAACCCGAGGAGGAAAAACGGGTTTTGGGCTGATCTCTTTCAACCTTATGGTCCCATGGACTATGCCAATCCTTAG